The following proteins are encoded in a genomic region of Armatimonadota bacterium:
- a CDS encoding nucleotidyl transferase AbiEii/AbiGii toxin family protein, translating to MSRKSARIPAWSLKPSRTRLALGSSRSTSFLGLSRAGPHVCGSSLIAPSERPARVRRYDSPAAFRAAAEARLRNRARRLGVAAYILRRQAGLERLMARLTRAVPGRWALKGGLALEIALGQHARPSVDMDADHVLGSSAARADLQLAVAEDLGDHFTFAIVGSEDLSDGGVSLAVRYRIGCELGGRPFEPLQVDVTEAPPDPWDAEPAQRPGLLEELGLGPIQVLVAPLERQIAEKLHAYTRTYNGGTTRAKDLVDFVLICRHARMDAHRLKDAIYSVFGRRGTHPVPDRLPAPPAELGVSYRREAIDVGIEPSSEAGYKLTAAWLDPVLACTASGAWDPDRAQWVG from the coding sequence ATGTCGCGGAAATCGGCGCGGATCCCAGCGTGGTCATTGAAGCCGTCGCGCACGCGCTTGGCACTGGGCTCGTCACGGTCAACGAGCTTCTTGGGTCTGTCGCGGGCCGGTCCGCACGTGTGCGGCAGCTCGTTGATCGCGCCATCAGAGAGGCCGGCTCGCGTGCGCCGGTACGATAGCCCCGCTGCGTTCCGCGCTGCCGCCGAGGCGCGCCTGCGCAATCGCGCGCGCCGGCTGGGCGTGGCTGCATACATCCTACGCCGACAGGCCGGGCTGGAGCGCCTAATGGCTCGGCTCACGAGAGCCGTGCCCGGACGCTGGGCATTGAAAGGCGGGTTGGCGCTCGAGATCGCGCTTGGCCAGCACGCGCGCCCGTCGGTGGACATGGATGCGGATCATGTTCTCGGCTCATCCGCCGCTCGCGCAGATCTTCAGCTTGCCGTTGCAGAGGATCTTGGCGACCACTTCACATTCGCGATCGTTGGAAGCGAGGACCTCAGCGATGGCGGCGTTAGCCTGGCGGTGCGGTACAGGATCGGCTGCGAGCTGGGCGGGCGCCCCTTTGAGCCGCTGCAGGTGGACGTCACCGAGGCCCCGCCTGACCCGTGGGACGCCGAGCCGGCGCAGCGGCCCGGCCTACTGGAGGAACTCGGGCTTGGCCCCATCCAGGTGCTCGTCGCGCCGCTGGAGCGTCAGATTGCCGAGAAGCTGCACGCCTATACGCGCACGTACAATGGTGGCACGACCCGCGCAAAGGACCTTGTGGATTTCGTCCTCATATGCAGGCACGCACGCATGGACGCGCATCGCCTGAAGGACGCGATCTACAGTGTCTTTGGTCGCCGCGGAACGCATCCGGTTCCCGACAGGCTACCGGCCCCACCTGCCGAGTTGGGTGTCTCCTACCGACGGGAGGCGATTGACGTTGGCATTGAGCCATCGTCGGAGGCGGGGTACAAACTCACCGCTGCGTGGTTGGATCCGGTCCTGGCCTGCACCGCCAGCGGCGCTTGGGATCCAGACAGGGCACAGTGGGTGGGGTAG
- a CDS encoding DUF4143 domain-containing protein — protein RLIKAPKLYWGDTGLALHLAGSAEPTGAHLENLVLNDLLCWRDARPEQAELLYWRTTTGEEVDFVIEASGRLLPIEVKATPRPRLADAAAIRTFRAEYGKASRAGLLLHTGTRREWLTPDVLAAPWWSVC, from the coding sequence CGGCTGATCAAGGCGCCGAAACTGTACTGGGGTGATACGGGCCTGGCTCTGCACCTGGCGGGGTCGGCTGAGCCGACGGGCGCGCACCTGGAGAACCTCGTGCTCAACGACCTCTTGTGTTGGCGTGACGCTCGACCGGAGCAGGCGGAGCTTCTCTACTGGCGCACAACGACCGGCGAAGAGGTGGACTTCGTGATCGAGGCCTCGGGCCGGCTGCTGCCCATCGAGGTCAAGGCGACGCCGCGCCCGCGTCTGGCCGACGCCGCGGCGATCCGCACGTTTCGCGCCGAGTACGGCAAGGCGTCTCGCGCCGGCCTGTTGCTGCACACGGGGACGCGGCGCGAGTGGCTGACGCCGGACGTCCTGGCCGCGCCCTGGTGGTCGGTGTGCTGA